One segment of Drosophila ananassae strain 14024-0371.13 chromosome 3R, ASM1763931v2, whole genome shotgun sequence DNA contains the following:
- the LOC6497677 gene encoding mucin-5AC isoform X1: protein MGHSTGRLSILWLLGLCLLLFKAGYTEAQSKRSSRVTSSRSFGTNVKSSSSNGLSFDCPEEFGYYPHPTDCTQYYVCVFGGALLESCTGGLMYSHELQTCDWPRNVGCELVDSSSAPERSPTRSQAQTQAQQQQQHVPSRVRFGAAFSSPGAGASKAPTVAPQYHRSPPQVIQAQVQHIPPPPELRVPPNPVVTSRGQPKPLLDSQEDIAKLYAEAQETLPPVEEEESDRQQRVYRGQPSTVSQVQRDRDGIIHQASINAIPQAGKIGSYAFGTAYRVESSSPSSLGAPPPPANIFVQPTPQAQPQPQELSRNYYNASIYNHGSGNGGGYQQHHQQQVPQQQQQLQPTPFQQAQVQQAPQQQPPHQQQQAQAPPHPYDSSYYSIYDDDIDLYRDIEYQQQQQQDQRDQQQQPPPATQYQPVVRQQQTQSTYRPLELAATPTPPQKGSYGNQPTLVYSTDYDEDINAQIEQDNVYDQPTRSPPRPEQVAIQRLATPSSAPSSTTPAARPDIRNYYDTLTTPEGPGFSQPDYSYSSSAEYAYGSPEDYDQSEATLTRTKPRSEADDYDLTANVVGPTGKSATAAPTRSKSSKSTPAIVRSPTKSSSFPTTQAVKVTKPTTTTTTTTTSTTTPPPSTTTTKSSKAHANKPHKPHEPQKSKTKSTTSTPATTTTPQAPRKPPTTTTLPKLNPSTYSSNPFLKSKLQSLAQSLVSLVSPSQSSPQNLTRSRLPAPHPPPSSTTQWPLGTESAGSSQVDQVETVFDESQNIQVHTVEAPSSRSFETSTAPRFLDFINAAAYGTSPRGNLLHSVSEKPVKTAPREALYRPLEGAHPAPSTELPQQRKRIQTYILSDVEPQSFRIPGIERKAPSQEELMESSSTSRPNKHPIQYSLQSGSHGFSLFVEQPENKTTTTTTTTTTTTTTTTTTTPAATPQADSSDDYVEIVPTTYAPPLRIWRNGRPTIQQGFYRPTTSGAITTADTRTPPPAPFVSNTPDSVESSSTLRSTTVPKAQITPSTEKIVGMIPSFTARASFLKESLNRVTPNPATRFVSPYKSLENLLQEERQHQHNLRTTSRPRYTNAPASPPFLQTTPKPPKSLFLTPTSRNSSQDVLATMAAGNARNFSVSDAILSTFSPQRPAPTMLRTTTSTTTSTTTTEPPPPTVPTTTTPTTVSSVVASSPLRVSLSPGRPRGRSRYTVPTSNSLGDAADEPTTYAPKLRLPSGYEPSPYLKRKPQRIRVFREPTAKPQEKYEVYKAALQAKDSGYDQLSAKSLKRKPIENEASLPDEPRAEALISHPLEARQQNSLEETVSSTEHVVAITERPTVKFLYSNKYRQQTAERTLAESLQNAGYISRAQKFRSANVLEQLKQFLAGSDSSSTSDESGTSHFVDEYAVPEINAAVDEIKHLYQPKEQTTLRSTTLPIAAPRSTAVTSSPKTYSSLPSTVPTSTSTVRTTTGTPELSTPRTPPIASPAHPTPLNPPTPASATATATPPVTFALPTARASRVNNVIKSSIAAVQSGVGASPPSPAGFQPQQGLAAGKGKVPKFQFGFDPSISKHSSSSISNPAAAAATSSASVKCSDSTLNAKCNEIPSRNNNRNRGSAIYTNQDRDVVSTPNRGTHPPRTRPTLKPSGTIVSKAQEFVDIYRYPPTRPDPIYPQPTPDKTAAKCRKDVCLLPDCYCGGKDIPGGLSVTETPQIVLMTFDDAINPINIDLYDELFNNKTRSNPNGCPLRGTFYVSHEWTDYGMVQDMYSDGHEMASHTVSHSFGEQFSQKKWTREIAGQREILAAYGGVKLSDVRGMRAPFLSVGGNKMYKMLYDSNFTYDSSMPVYENRPPSWPYTLDYKIFHDCMIPPCPTRSYPGVWQVPMVMWQDLNGGRCSMGDACSNPSDAEGVTKMIMKNFERHYTTNRAPFGLFYHAAWFTQPHHKEGFIKFLDAINAMPDVWIVTNWQALQWVRDPTPISRINSFQPFQCDYSDRPKRCNNPKVCNLWHKSGVRYMKTCQPCPDIYPWTGKSGIRSSRIDNEVEEPAP, encoded by the exons GATACACAGAGGCCCAGAGCAAACGCTCCTCCCGCGTCACCAGCTCCCGCAGCTTCGGCACCAACGTGAAATCCTCCAGCTCCAATGGCCTTAGCTTCGATTGTCCCGAGGAGTTCGGCTACTACCCCCATCCCACGGACTGTACCCAGTACTACGTGTGTGTCTTCGGCGGAGCCTTGCTGGAGAGCTGCACCGGCGGGCTCATGTACTCGCACGAGCTGCAGACCTGCGACTGGCCTCGCAACGTGGGCTGCGAACTGGTGGACTCATCCTCCGCCCCGGAGCGCAGCCCGACACGTAGCCAGGCCCAGACCCaggcgcagcagcaacagcagcacgTGCCCAGCCGAGTGCGCTTCGGAGCAGCCTTCAGCAGCCCGGGAGCCGGTGCATCGAAGGCGCCCACCGTAGCGCCGCAGTACCACCGATCCCCGCCGCAGGTGATCCAGGCCCAGGTGCAGCACATCCCGCCGCCACCGGAGCTGCGTGTGCCGCCGAATCCGGTGGTCACGTCCCGCGGTCAGCCAAAGCCTCTTCTCGACTCCCAGGAAGACATAGCAAAG CTATACGCCGAAGCCCAGGAAACGCTGCCTCCcgtcgaggaggaggagtctgATCGACAGCAGCGCGTGTACCGCGGCCAGCCCAGTACCGTTAGCCAGGTGCAGCGAGACCGAGATGGAATCATCCACCAGGCGAGCATCAATGCCATCCCGCAGGCCGGCAAGATCGGATCGTACGCCTTCGGAACGGCCTACAG AGTCGAGTCATCCTCACCGTCATCGCTGGGGGCGCCGCCACCACCCGCTAACATCTTTGTACAGCCCACGCCTCAGgcacagccacagccacaaGAACTCAGTCGTAACTACTACAATGCATCCATTTATAACCATGGGAGCGGGAACGGGGGTGGCTACCAGCAGCATCACCAGCAGCAGGTTccgcagcaacaacaacagctacAACCGACACCATTCCAACAAGCTCAAGTGCAACAAGCGCCACAACAGCAGCCAccacatcagcagcagcaggcgcaAGCCCCACCACATCCCTATGACTCATCCTATTATTCTATTTACGACGACGATATCGATTTATACAGGGACATAGagtaccagcagcagcagcagcaggatcaGCGggatcagcagcagcagcccccTCCCGCCACGCAGTACCAGCCGGTCGTCCGCCAGCAGCAGACTCAGTCCACCTACCGACCCCTCGAGCTGGCTGCCACGCCCACCCCGCCCCAGAAGGGGTCTTACGGCAACCAGCCCACCTTGGTCTACAGCACGGACTACGACGAGGACATCAATGCTCAG ATCGAGCAGGATAATGTTTACGATCAACCGACCCGATCGCCCCCGAG GCCGGAGCAAGTGGCTATCCAACGGCTGGCCACGCCCTCGAGCGCCCCCTCCTCGACCACTCCAGCTGCCCGCCCGGATATCCGCAACTACTACGACACGCTGACCACCCCAGAAGGCCCTGGCTTCAGTCAGCCCGACTACAGCTACTCCAGCTCGGCGGAGTACGCCTATGGCTCGCCGGAGGACTATGACCAGAGCGAGGCCACTCTGACCCGAACGAAGCCCCGCTCCGAGGCGGACGACTACGACCTCACCGCCAATGTGGTTGGCCCAACCGGAAAGAGTGCCACTGCCGCCCCGACTAGGTCCAAGAGCTCCAAGTCCACTCCTGCCATCGTCAGGAGCCCCACGAAGAGTTCCTCCTTCCCCACGACACAAGCCGTTAAGGTCACAAAGCccacaaccaccaccaccacaacaactacaagtacaaccacaccaccaccatcaaCGACAACCACAAAAAG CTCGAAAGCGCATGCAAATAAACCCCACAAGCCACACGAACCCCAAAAGTCAAAGACCAAGTCCACCACATCCACACCCGCCACCACAACGACCCCGCAGGCTCCCAGAAAACCGCCCACCACGACAACACTCCCCAAACTGAATCCCTCCACTTACAGCTCCAACCCCTTTCTCAAATCAAAGCTCCAGAGCCTGGCCCAGTCGCTGGTCAGCCTAGTTTCCCCCAGCCAGTCGTCTCCTCAGAACCTGACCCGATCCCGTCTCCCAGCCCCCCATCCTCCACCTTCCTCGACCACCCAATGGCCCCTGGGCACCGAAAGCGCCGGCAGCAGCCAAGTGGATCAGGTCGAGACAGTCTTCGACGAGAGCCAGAACATCCAGGTGCACACTGTCGAGGCACCCAGCAGCCGCTCCTTCGAAACGAGCACTGCGCCAAGGTTCCTAGACTTTATCAATGCCGCCGCTTACGGTACCAGTCCGCGGGGCAATCTGTTGCATTCAGTGTCGGAGAAGCCCGTAAAGACAGCTCCTCGGGAAGCGCTCTACAGACCCCTTGAAGGAGCCCACCCTGCGCCATCAACGGAGCTCCCGCAACAGCGGAAGCGCATTCAAACCTATATTTTGTCCGACGTAGAGCCTCAGAGCTTCAGAATTCCCGGAATCGAAAGAAAAGCGCCGTCCCAGGAGGAACTCATGGAGAGCTCGAGCACTTCTCGACCGAATAAGCATCCCATCCAGTACAGCCTGCAAAGTGGATCGCACGGATTCAGTTTGTTTGTGGAACAACCTGAAAATAAAACCACAACCACTACTACGACTACAACCACGACCACAACAACCACTACTACGACCACACCCGCCGCCACACCGCAAGCCGATTCCTCCGATGATTACGTGGAAATAGTTCCCACCACATATGCCCCGCCCCTCCGCATCTGGCGCAATGGAAGACCCACAATTCAGCAGGGCTTCTACAGGCCCACCACCTCGGGTGCAATCACCACAGCAGATACAAGGACGCCGCCTCCAGCTCCATTCGTCTCGAACACTCCAGACAGCGTGGAGTCCAGCAGCACCTTGAGGTCCACAACCGTGCCCAAGGCTCAGATTACTCCGAGCACCGAGAAGATCGTTGGCATGATTCCCAGCTTTACAGCCCGCGCCAGCTTCCTCAAGGAGAGCCTCAACCGAGTGACGCCCAACCCGGCAACGCGCTTTGTTTCACCGTACAAGAGCCTGGAGAACCTGCTCCAGGAGGAGCGCCAGCATCAGCACAACCTGCGGACCACCTCGAGACCCAGATACACGAACGCCCCCGCCTCGCCACCCTTCCTACAGACGACGCCGAAGCCTCCAAAGAGTCTCTTCCTCACCCCGACTTCGAGGAACTCCAGCCAGGATGTGCTGGCCACCATGGCTGCAGGCAACGCTCGGAACTTCAGTGTCAGCGACGCCATTCTCAGCACATTCAGCCCGCAAAGACCAGCACCCACCATGCTCCGAACAACCACTAGCACCACCACGAGTACAACCACCACGGAGCCTCCTCCTCCAACGGTGCCAACTACCACGACCCCAACCACAGTTTCCTCGGTTGTCGCCTCTTCGCCCCTTCGCGTCTCCCTGTCGCCTGGACGGCCCCGCGGTCGCTCCCGCTACACGGTACCCACATCGAACAGTCTCGGCGATGCGGCGGATGAGCCCACGACCTACGCCCCTAAGCTGAGGCTGCCCAGTGGCTATGAGCCCAGTCCTTATCTAAAGCGGAAGCCACAGCGCATCCGAGTGTTCAGAGAGCCGACAGCTAAGCCGCAGGAGAAGTACGAGGTCTACAAGGCCGCCCTCCAGGCCAAGGATTCCGGCTACGATCAATTGTCGGCCAAGTCGCTGAAGCGTAAACCCATCGAGAACGAGGCCAGTCTGCCGGACGAACCCCGGGCCGAGGCCCTGATCAGCCATCCGCTGGAGGCCAGGCAGCAGAACAGCCTCGAAGAAACAGTCAGCTCCACGGAGCACGTGGTGGCCATCACGGAGCGGCCCACGGTCAAGTTTCTCTACTCGAACAAGTACCGCCAGCAGACCGCGGAGCGAACTTTGGCGGAGAGTCTGCAGAACGCAGGATACATATCCAGGGCGCAGAAGTTCCGGTCGGCCAATGTCCTGGAGCAACTGAAGCAGTTCCTGGCCGGCAGCGACAGCTCCAGCACCAGCGATGAGAGCGGCACGTCCCACTTCGTGGACGAGTATGCGGTGCCGGAGATAAACGCGGCCGTGGATGAGATCAAGCACCTGTACCAGCCCAAGGAGCAGACCACGCTGCGCTCCACAACCCTGCCCATCGCCGCCCCGCGATCCACCGCCGTTACCAGCTCCCCAAAAACCTACTCCTCCCTGCCCTCCACCGTTCCCACCTCCACCAGCACTGTACGAACCACGACAGGCACCCCCGAACTAAGTACGCCCAGAACCCCCCCGATAGCCTCTCCAGCTCATCCAACTCCCTTGAATCCGCCCACCCCCGCCTCAgccaccgccactgccacACCCCCCGTCACGTTTGCACTGCCCACTGCCCGCGCTTCGAGGGTTAACAATGTCATTAAGTCGTCGATCGCCGCCGTCCAATCCGGCGTGGGCGCTAGCCCCCCCTCCCCGGCGGGCTTCCAGCCGCAGCAGGGGCTGGCGGCGGGTAAAGGGAAGGTGCCCAAGTTCCAATTCGGCTTCGACCCCAGCATTAGCAAGCACTCGTCGAGCAGCATCAGCAATCCTGCCGCAGCCGCAGCCACGTCCTCCGCCTCAGTGAAGTGCTCAGATAGCACACTGAACGCCAAATGCAACGAGATCCCGTCAAG AAACAACAATAGAAACCGCGGCAGTGCCATTTACACCAACCAGGACCGGGATGTCGTCTCGACCCCGAACCGTGGCACTCATCCGCC ACGCACCCGCCCCACGCTGAAGCCCTCTGGAACCATCGTCTCGAAGGCCCAGGAGTTCGTGGACATCTACCGCTACCCGCCCACCCGACCGGACCCCATCTACCCGCAGCCCACGCCCGACAAGACGGCGGCCAAGTGCCGCAAGGACGTGTGCCTGCTGCCCGACTGCTACTGCGGTGGCAAGGACATTCCAG GCGGCTTGAGTGTCACAGAGACGCCGCAAATCGTTCTGATGACGTTCGATGACGCCATCAACCCCATCAACATCGATCTCTACGACGAGCTCTTCAACAACAAGACCCGCAGCAACCCCAACGGCTGTCCCTTGAGAGGTACCTTCTACGTGTCCCACGAGTGGACGGACTACGGGATGGTGCAAGACATGTACTCGGACGGCCACGAAATGGCCTCCCACACCGTTTC TCACAGCTTCGGCGAGCAGTTCTCCCAAAAGAAATGGACTCGGGAAATCGCCGGACAGCGGGAGATCCTGGCTGCCTACGGCGGAGTGAAGCTGTCGGATGTGCGCGGCATGCGAGCGCCCTTCCTCTCGGTGGGCGGTAACAAAATGTACAAGATGCTGTACGACTCAAACTTCACCTACGACTCCTCCATGCCGGTCTACGAAAACCGGCCACCCTCCTGGCCCTACACCCTGGACTACAAGATCTTCCACGACTGCATGATTCCGCCCTGCCCGACCCGATCTTACCCTGGTGTCTGGCAAGTGCCAATGGTCATGTGGCAGGACCTGAACGGTGGCCGCTGCTCCATGGGCGACGCCTGCTCGAACCCCAGCGATGCGGAGGGCGTGACCAAGATGATAATGAAGAACTTTGAACGGCACTACACCACTAACAG GGCACCATTCGGTCTGTTCTACCACGCTGCCTGGTTCACGCAGCCGCACCACAAGGAGGGCTTCATCAAGTTCCTCGACGCCATCAACGCCATGCCGGACGTGTGGATCGTGACGAACTGGCAGGCCTTGCAGTGGGTACGTGATCCTACGCCCATCTCGCGCATCAACTCCTTCCAGCCCTTCCAGTGTGACTACTCG GACCGGCCCAAGCGCTGCAACAACCCGAAGGTGTGCAACCTGTGGCACAAATCCGGCGTCCGCTACATGAAGACGTGTCAGCCCTGCCCCGACATCTACCCCTGGACCGGCAAGTCAGGCATCCGGTCGTCGCGCATCGACAACGAGGTGGAGGAGCCAGCTCCGTAG